The following coding sequences lie in one Saimiri boliviensis isolate mSaiBol1 chromosome 6, mSaiBol1.pri, whole genome shotgun sequence genomic window:
- the MMP26 gene encoding matrix metalloproteinase-26 — translation MQLAILRVTVFLPWCFTIPVPPDTDHKGWDFVKDYFHRFFLTKKESQLETQTQLLQQFHQNGTGLLDMQMHAMLHQPRCGVPDGSNTSILPGRSKWDKYTLTYRIINYPHEMKPSTVKDSIYNAVSIWSSVTPLVFQQVQNEEADIKISFWQWDHEDCWPFDGPGGFLGHAFLPNSGNPGVVHFDKDEHWSASNTGFNLFLVATHEIGHSLGLKHSGNRNSIMYPTYWYHDPRTFHLSADDIQRIQDLYGEKCSAGMP, via the exons ATGCAGCTCGCCATCTTAAGAGTTACTGTCTTCTTGCCCTGGTGTTTCACCATTCCAGTGCCCCCTGATACAGATCATAAAGGATGGGACTTTGTTAAG GACTATTTCCATCGGTTTTTCCTGACCAAGAAGGAGTCGCAACTCGAGACACAAACACAGCTCCTGCAACAATTCCATCAGAATGGGACAGGCCTACTTGATATGCAGATGCATGCTATGCTGCACCAGCCCCGCTGTGGGGTGCCTGATGGGTCCAACACCTCCATCTTGCCAGGAAGATCCAAGTGGGATAAGTACACTCTGACTTACAG GATTATCAATTACCCACATGAAATGAAGCCATCCACAGTGAAAGACAGTATATATAATGCAGTTTCTATCTGGAGCAGTGTGACCCCTCTGGTATTCCAGCAAGTGCAGAATGAAGAAGCAGACATCAAGATTTCTTTCTGGCAGTGGG ACCATGAAGATTGTTGGCCCTTTGATGGGCCAGGTGGTTTCTTGGGCCATGCCTTTTTACCAAATTCTGGAAATCCTGGAGTTGTCCATTTTGACAAGGATGAACATTGGTCAGCTTCCAACACAG gatttaaTCTGTTCCTGGTCGCAACTCATGAGATCGGGCATTCTTTGGGCCTGAAGCACTCTGGGAATCGGAACTCCATAATGTACCCCACTTACTGGTATCACGACCCTAGAACCTTCCACCTCAGTGCTGATGATATCCAAAGGATCCAGGATTTGTATG GAGAAAAATGCTCAGCTGGTATGCCCTAA
- the LOC101038713 gene encoding olfactory receptor 51L1, whose protein sequence is MVDWNNSDTMEPIFILRGFPGLENVHSWLSILFCLAYLVAFMGNITILSVIWMESSLHQPMYYFISILAVNDLGMSLSTLPTMLAVLWLDAPEIQASVCYAQLFFIHIFTFLESSVLLAMAFDHFVAICHPLHYPTILTNSVIGKIGLTCLLRSLGVVLPTPLLLRHYHYCHGNALSHAFCLHQDVLRLSCTDAKINSIYGLCVVIATLGVDSIFILLSYVLIVNTVLGIASREEQLKAFNTCASHICVVLIFFVPVIGVSMVHRFGKHLSPIVHILMADIYLLLPPVLNPIVYSVRTKQIRLGILWKFGLKRRY, encoded by the coding sequence ATGGTAGACTGGAATAACAGTGATACTATGGAGCCCATATTCATCCTGAGGGGTTTTCCTGGACTAGAGAATGTTCATTCTTGGCTCTCAATCCTCTTTTGTCTTGCATATTTGGTAGCGTTTATGGGTAATATTACAATTCTCTCTGTCATTTGGATGGAATCCTCACTCCATCAGCCCATGTATTACTTTATTTCAATCTTGGCAGTGAATGACCTGGGGATGTCCCTGTCCACACTTCCCACCATGCTTGCTGTGTTATGGTTGGATGCTCCAGAGATCCAGGCAAGTGTGTGCTATGCTCAGCTGTTCTTCATCCACATATTCACATTCCTGGAGTCCTCAGTGTTGCTGGCCATGGCCTTTGACCATTTTGTTGCTATCTGCCATCCACTGCACTACCCCACCATCCTCACCAACAGCGTAATTGGAAAAATTGGTTTGACCTGCTTACTGCGAAGCTTGGGAGTTGTACTTCCCACACCTTTGCTACTGAGACACTATCACTACTGCCATGGCAATGCCCTCTCTCATGCCTTCTGTTTGCACCAGGATGTTCTCAGATTATCTTGTACAGATGCCAAGATCAACAGCATTTATGGGCTTTGTGTAGTCATTGCCACACTAGGTGTGGATTCGATCTTCATACTTCTTTCTTATGTTCTGATTGTTAATACTGTGCTGGGTATTGCATCTCGTGAAGAGCAGCTAAAGGCATTCAACACATGTGCATCCCATATCTGTGTGGTGCTCATCTTCTTTGTGCCAGTTATTGGGGTGTCAATGGTCCATCGCTTTGGGAAGCATCTGTCTCCCATAGTCCACATCCTCATGGCAGATATCTACCTTCTTCTTCCCCCAGTCCTTAATCCTATTGTCTATAGTGTCAGAACAAAGCAGATTCGTCTAGGAATTCTCTGGAAGTTTGGTCTAAAGAGGAGGTATTAA